A stretch of Prunus dulcis chromosome 6, ALMONDv2, whole genome shotgun sequence DNA encodes these proteins:
- the LOC117632228 gene encoding zinc finger protein CONSTANS-LIKE 7: MRYHSFLLRSPKKEEQQVPDSINNSGEEFSDTTTTTTTTTKLDDAFDTNGDDHVVDIMDDWERILGIEEEEDGKLPSENMYGGHKLNWDFMDWDEFPKGEEDRCFCEDESYYERKVLKSESVAFWDEDDEKRVHLKLNLNYQEVLDAWSDRGPLWADDCSRSSMASNGNYMGEVPIMEEDRTRREASVLRYREKRQSRLFSKKIRYQVRKLNADKRPRLKGRFVKRCDS, from the exons ATGAGGTACCATTCTTTCTTATTAAGAAGCCCAAAGAAGGAAGAGCAACAGGTGCCGGACAGCATCAATAATTCCGGTGAAGAATTCTCTGACACTACCACTACTACTACTACCACCACCAAATTAGATGATGCTTTTGACACCAATGGAGATGATCATGTGGTTGATATCATGGATGACTGGGAGCGCATTTTGGgcattgaagaagaggaagatggaaAATTACCGAGCGAAAACATGTACGGCGGTCACAAGCTTAATTGGGATTTTATGGATTGGGATGAGTTTCctaaaggagaagaagatagGTGCTTTTGTGAAGATGAAAGCTACTATGAAAGAAAGGTTTTAAAAAGTGAGAGTGTTGCGTTTTgggatgaggatgatgagaAGAGGGtgcatttgaaattgaatttgaattatcAAGAGGTGTTGGATGCTTGGTCTGATCGTGGTCCTCTTTGGGCAGATGATTGTTCACGTTCTTCCATGGCTAGCAATGGCAATTAT ATGGGAGAAGTGCCAATAATGGAAGAAGATAGAACAAGAAGGGAGGCAAGCGTTCTAAGGTACAGAGAGAAGCGCCAGTCTAGACTTTTCTCCAAGAAGATAAGGTACCAAGTCCGCAAACTCAACGCAGATAAAAGACCCAGACTCAAG GGTCGATTTGTGAAGAGGTGTGATTCGTGA
- the LOC117632225 gene encoding protein DOUBLE-STRAND BREAK FORMATION-like isoform X2 gives MSEIFHSLVLNKRFDDATLRVLESALVSKDVKSSIEVRSGLRQFLGSESLSVLREISEKSAEEKLLVLEFLVRSFALVGDVESCLALRYEALLLRDLKSATNPWLQVPYTEWLNFAHQSKDSGFYSVAGRACENALVCFKRKCAEDPKTDEVYVMKKSTEDAKADGVFENVQVIEQIKRLKDCAMASASSHSGTQMAFSSRLNFRAKGQKELPIHQRGDAVSSLVYEANARVRDPVYGCVGAISFLQNQVSQLQMQLAVAQAEILCIQMQQEPVALPNQIDHQHNHHHQDHDHDQKSLLLSNSDFNNIPHQYFSSFASSSNVIQDPLKRESLWT, from the exons ATGTCAGAGATCTTTCACTCACTTGTCTTGAACAAAAG GTTCGACGATGCGACGCTGCGAGTATTGGAATCAGCGTTAGTTTCCAAGGACGTGAAGTCGTCGATAGAGGTCAGGTCCGGCTTGAGGCAGTTCCTGGGGTCCGAATCTCTCTCCGTTCTTCGAGAAATTTCCGAGAAAAGTGCCGAGGAGAAGCTTCTGGTTCTTGAATTTCTCGTTCGCTCCTTCGCACTTGTAGGTGATGTTGAG AGTTGCTTGGCTTTGAGGTATGAGGCTTTGCTTTTGCGGGACCTCAAGTCTGCGACTAATCCATGGCTGCAAGTTCCGTATACAGAATGGCTAAACTTTGCTCACCAGTCAAAAGATAGTGGTTTCTATTCTGTTGCAGGAAGG GCATGTGAAAATGCATTGGTTTGCTTTAAGAGGAAATGTGCTGAAGACCCAAAAACAGATGAAGTTTACGTTATGAAGAAATCTACTGAAGATGCAAAAGCAGATGGAGTATTTGAAAATGTGCAAGTTATTGAACAGATAAAGAGACTCAAGGATTGTGCCATGGCATCTGCTTCTTCCCACTCTG GTACCCAGATGGCATTCTCAAGCCGGCTCAATTTTAGGGCCAAAGGACAAAAG GAGCTTCCGATTCATCAAAGAGGAGATGCTGTGAGCAGTTTGGTTTATGAAGCAAATGCAAGAGTGAGAGACCCGGTTTATGGCTGCGTAGGGGCAATATCTTTCCTGCAGAACCAAGTTTCTCAGCTACAAATGCAGCTTGCTGTGGCTCAGGCAGAGATACTCTGCATCCAGATGCAGCAGGAGCCTGTAGCCTTACCCAACCAGATAGATCATCAacataatcatcatcatcaagatcatgatcatgatcagAAGTCCCTTCTTTTATCCAACAGTGACTTCAATAACATTCCACATCAATACTTCAGCAGCTTTGCTTCTTCTAGCAATGTAATCCAAGACCCTCTTAAAAGAGAGTCTCTCTGGACTTGA
- the LOC117632225 gene encoding uncharacterized protein LOC117632225 isoform X1 — translation MSEIFHSLVLNKRFDDATLRVLESALVSKDVKSSIEVRSGLRQFLGSESLSVLREISEKSAEEKLLVLEFLVRSFALVGDVESCLALRYEALLLRDLKSATNPWLQVPYTEWLNFAHQSKDSGFYSVAGRACENALVCFKRKCAEDPKTDEVYVMKKSTEDAKADGVFENVQVIEQIKRLKDCAMASASSHSGTQMAFSSRLNFRAKGQKLLRRRCAKDCIFAPYFPSDDPHKFALVHKVFGASNVSKMLQELPIHQRGDAVSSLVYEANARVRDPVYGCVGAISFLQNQVSQLQMQLAVAQAEILCIQMQQEPVALPNQIDHQHNHHHQDHDHDQKSLLLSNSDFNNIPHQYFSSFASSSNVIQDPLKRESLWT, via the exons ATGTCAGAGATCTTTCACTCACTTGTCTTGAACAAAAG GTTCGACGATGCGACGCTGCGAGTATTGGAATCAGCGTTAGTTTCCAAGGACGTGAAGTCGTCGATAGAGGTCAGGTCCGGCTTGAGGCAGTTCCTGGGGTCCGAATCTCTCTCCGTTCTTCGAGAAATTTCCGAGAAAAGTGCCGAGGAGAAGCTTCTGGTTCTTGAATTTCTCGTTCGCTCCTTCGCACTTGTAGGTGATGTTGAG AGTTGCTTGGCTTTGAGGTATGAGGCTTTGCTTTTGCGGGACCTCAAGTCTGCGACTAATCCATGGCTGCAAGTTCCGTATACAGAATGGCTAAACTTTGCTCACCAGTCAAAAGATAGTGGTTTCTATTCTGTTGCAGGAAGG GCATGTGAAAATGCATTGGTTTGCTTTAAGAGGAAATGTGCTGAAGACCCAAAAACAGATGAAGTTTACGTTATGAAGAAATCTACTGAAGATGCAAAAGCAGATGGAGTATTTGAAAATGTGCAAGTTATTGAACAGATAAAGAGACTCAAGGATTGTGCCATGGCATCTGCTTCTTCCCACTCTG GTACCCAGATGGCATTCTCAAGCCGGCTCAATTTTAGGGCCAAAGGACAAAAG TTGTTGAGGCGCCGCTGCGCCAAGGACTGCATCTTTGCCCCTTACTTCCCTTCTGATGACCCTCATAAGTTTGCCCTTGTTCACAAGGTCTTTGGTGCTAGCAATGTCAGCAAAATGTTGcag GAGCTTCCGATTCATCAAAGAGGAGATGCTGTGAGCAGTTTGGTTTATGAAGCAAATGCAAGAGTGAGAGACCCGGTTTATGGCTGCGTAGGGGCAATATCTTTCCTGCAGAACCAAGTTTCTCAGCTACAAATGCAGCTTGCTGTGGCTCAGGCAGAGATACTCTGCATCCAGATGCAGCAGGAGCCTGTAGCCTTACCCAACCAGATAGATCATCAacataatcatcatcatcaagatcatgatcatgatcagAAGTCCCTTCTTTTATCCAACAGTGACTTCAATAACATTCCACATCAATACTTCAGCAGCTTTGCTTCTTCTAGCAATGTAATCCAAGACCCTCTTAAAAGAGAGTCTCTCTGGACTTGA
- the LOC117632225 gene encoding protein DOUBLE-STRAND BREAK FORMATION-like isoform X3, with product MSEIFHSLVLNKRFDDATLRVLESALVSKDVKSSIEVRSGLRQFLGSESLSVLREISEKSAEEKLLVLEFLVRSFALVGDVESCLALRYEALLLRDLKSATNPWLQVPYTEWLNFAHQSKDSGFYSVAGRACENALVCFKRKCAEDPKTDEVYVMKKSTEDAKADGVFENVQVIEQIKRLKDCAMASASSHSVQAQTADYLKKRQKEKSMDCSSVCKDTKPVASILFRNGIKKRNLRKLNESRSLSRMTDGSKPSLI from the exons ATGTCAGAGATCTTTCACTCACTTGTCTTGAACAAAAG GTTCGACGATGCGACGCTGCGAGTATTGGAATCAGCGTTAGTTTCCAAGGACGTGAAGTCGTCGATAGAGGTCAGGTCCGGCTTGAGGCAGTTCCTGGGGTCCGAATCTCTCTCCGTTCTTCGAGAAATTTCCGAGAAAAGTGCCGAGGAGAAGCTTCTGGTTCTTGAATTTCTCGTTCGCTCCTTCGCACTTGTAGGTGATGTTGAG AGTTGCTTGGCTTTGAGGTATGAGGCTTTGCTTTTGCGGGACCTCAAGTCTGCGACTAATCCATGGCTGCAAGTTCCGTATACAGAATGGCTAAACTTTGCTCACCAGTCAAAAGATAGTGGTTTCTATTCTGTTGCAGGAAGG GCATGTGAAAATGCATTGGTTTGCTTTAAGAGGAAATGTGCTGAAGACCCAAAAACAGATGAAGTTTACGTTATGAAGAAATCTACTGAAGATGCAAAAGCAGATGGAGTATTTGAAAATGTGCAAGTTATTGAACAGATAAAGAGACTCAAGGATTGTGCCATGGCATCTGCTTCTTCCCACTCTG TTCAGGCGCAGACAGCAGACTACTTGAAAAagagacaaaaagaaaagagcatGGATTGTTCTTCAGTTTGCAAGGACACAAAACCTGTAGCTAGCATTTTGTTCAGAAACGGAATAAAAAAGCGTAATCTACGAAAATTGAATGAGAGTCGAAGCTTGTCCAGGATGACTGATGGATCAAAGCCTAGTTTAATTTGA
- the LOC117632227 gene encoding protein FLC EXPRESSOR isoform X1 yields MAGRDLRQLHRLPVLTNTTALEDRIGLQHREIQALLVDNQRLAATHVALKQDLAAAQHDLRRLSVVAGQAKAERDAEVREVYDRSLKLDAEVRTIDSMGAELARTRADIQELGSVRKELVAELQSIEGEVAKTRSESKRVVDIKADIETFQQEIKKGRVAIENETKTRAKNLEHRRGMEKTMAALAHEIEKLHGELANAEKRARAAVAAAAAANPGPGYPATYGDPEMVYGGNAYPDPYGMLHQAQGGADAATPYGSVPMPHASYGMQPRHDMG; encoded by the exons ATGGCGGGACGAGACCTTCGGCAGCTGCACCGGCTTCCTGTACTGACCAACACAACGGCGCTGGAGGACCGTATCGGCCTCCAGCACCGTGAGATCCAGGCCCTCCTCGTAGACAATCAACGGCTGGCAGCCACCCACGTGGCGCTGAAGCAGGACCTGGCAGCGGCTCAGCACGACCTCCGCCGCCTGTCGGTGGTCGCCGGTCAAGCCAAAGCCGAGAGGGACGCCGAGGTGCGCGAGGTCTACGACAGGTCGTTGAAGCTGGACGCCGAGGTTCGCACCATCGACTCCATGGGCGCCGAGCTGGCTCGGACCCGAGCCGATATTCAGGAGCTCGGCTCCGTGCGCAAGGAGCTGGTAGCCGAGTTGCAATCGATTGAAGGAGAGGTTGCGAAAACTCGGTCCGAGTCGAAGCGAGTGGTAGACATTAAAGCCGATATTGAGACCTTCCAGCAGGAGATTAAGAAAGGAAg GGTTGCAATTGAGAATGAAACGAAAACCAGAGCTAAAAACCTTGAGCACCGGCGGGGAATGGAGAAAACCATGGCTGCCTTGGCTCATGAGATTGAAAAACTTCATGGGGAGTTGGCCAATGCAGAGAAGAGAGCAAGGGCAGCAGTAGCAGCTGCTGCAGCAGCAAACCCAG GTCCAGGATATCCTGCAACCTATGGCGACCCTGAAATGGTATATGGAGGAAACGCGTACCCTGACCCCTATGGCATGCTGCATCAG GCCCAGGGTGGTGCTGATGCTGCCACTCCATATGGTTCTGTACCAATGCCACATGCTTCTTATGGCATGCAACCAAGGCACGATATGGGATGA
- the LOC117632227 gene encoding protein FLC EXPRESSOR isoform X2 has protein sequence MAGRDLRQLHRLPVLTNTTALEDRIGLQHREIQALLVDNQRLAATHVALKQDLAAAQHDLRRLSVVAGQAKAERDAEVREVYDRSLKLDAEVRTIDSMGAELARTRADIQELGSVRKELVAELQSIEGEVAKTRSESKRVVDIKADIETFQQEIKKGRVAIENETKTRAKNLEHRRGMEKTMAALAHEIEKLHGELANAEKRARAAVAAAAAANPGPGYPATYGDPEMVYGGNAYPDPYGMLHQCSPSSVRGNLLHFRVSEL, from the exons ATGGCGGGACGAGACCTTCGGCAGCTGCACCGGCTTCCTGTACTGACCAACACAACGGCGCTGGAGGACCGTATCGGCCTCCAGCACCGTGAGATCCAGGCCCTCCTCGTAGACAATCAACGGCTGGCAGCCACCCACGTGGCGCTGAAGCAGGACCTGGCAGCGGCTCAGCACGACCTCCGCCGCCTGTCGGTGGTCGCCGGTCAAGCCAAAGCCGAGAGGGACGCCGAGGTGCGCGAGGTCTACGACAGGTCGTTGAAGCTGGACGCCGAGGTTCGCACCATCGACTCCATGGGCGCCGAGCTGGCTCGGACCCGAGCCGATATTCAGGAGCTCGGCTCCGTGCGCAAGGAGCTGGTAGCCGAGTTGCAATCGATTGAAGGAGAGGTTGCGAAAACTCGGTCCGAGTCGAAGCGAGTGGTAGACATTAAAGCCGATATTGAGACCTTCCAGCAGGAGATTAAGAAAGGAAg GGTTGCAATTGAGAATGAAACGAAAACCAGAGCTAAAAACCTTGAGCACCGGCGGGGAATGGAGAAAACCATGGCTGCCTTGGCTCATGAGATTGAAAAACTTCATGGGGAGTTGGCCAATGCAGAGAAGAGAGCAAGGGCAGCAGTAGCAGCTGCTGCAGCAGCAAACCCAG GTCCAGGATATCCTGCAACCTATGGCGACCCTGAAATGGTATATGGAGGAAACGCGTACCCTGACCCCTATGGCATGCTGCATCAG TGTTCACCCAGTTCTGTTCGCGGCAATCTGTTGCACTTCAGAGTTAGTGAACTGTAG